Within the Maribacter sp. BPC-D8 genome, the region TATCATGGTGAATTACAAAACGTACATCTGGCTTATCGATACCCATACCAAAGGCAATGGTAGCAACTACAACATCTACGTCTTCCATCAAGAACATATCTTGATATTTTGATCTTGTTTTCGCATCAAAACCTGCATGATATGGCACGGCACTTACGCCGTTTACCTGCAAAACTTGTGCTAATTCCTCAACCTTTTTACGGCTAAGGCAATATATAATACCTGATTTACCCGAATTTTGTTTTACAAAACGAATAATATCAGCTTCAATATTTTCTGTCTTGGTACGTACTTCGTAAAATAGGTTGGGTCTGTTGAACGAAGCTTTAAATAACTTCGCACCACCAATACCTAGATTCTTAATAATATCTTCTTGTACCTTAGGTGTAGCGGTAGCTGTAAGACCAATAATCGGAATATTATCTCCTAATCGCTCTACTATAGATTTAAGATTTCTGTATTCAGGTCTAAAATCATGACCCCATTCAGAAATACAATGTGCCTCATCTACAGCAACAAAAGAAACCGTAACTGAACGCAAGAATTCTACATTCTCTTCTTTAGTCAGCGATTCTGGTGCTACGTATAACAATTTAGTAACACCATCAGTTATATCTTGTTTTACCTGTTTTATCTCTCCTTTATTTAATGAGGAGTTTAGCACATGGGCAATTCCTACTTCAGAAGATATACCACGTATGGCATCTACCTGATTCTTCATTAAAGCGATCAAAGGCGAAACTATAATCGCCGTACCCTCTTGCATAAGGGCCGGCAATTGATAACACATTGATTTACCACCGCCTGTTGGCATGATTACAAACGTATTATTCTGCCTTAAAACATTTTTAATTACTTCCTCTTGAAGTCCTTTAAACTGAGAAAAACCAAAATATTTTTTTAATGAGGAATGTAAATCGATATTGTCAAATTCTTTACTGTCAGTCACATTTTACATTTAAGGGGACACTACTTACTTTTAAATTTATAAGTGAACAAAATTACAATTTGCCTAGCTAGGCGTTTCTAAATTATTATGCGATAATCGGCATTTAAAATTAAGTTTGTTTAATTTTGTCATCTTAAAGATAATACATTCTTTTAGGAATACAATCCATAAATTGAATAATAGATTGATTGCAACGGACACCATTATTAGCTTAGCGAAAAAAACCATTGAAACTGAGCGTGATGCTATAGCACAACTTTCCTCTCTTTTAACCGATGATTTTGCTAGTATCGTAAACTGCATTATTGAAGCAAAAGGGCGCGTTATCATTTCTGGTATCGGAAAGAGCGCTATCATTGCCACAAAAATTGTAGCTACCATGAATTCTACGGGTACTCCCGCAATTTTCATGCATGCTGGCGATGCTATACATGGAGACCTAGGAACGGTACAAGATAATGATGTTGTAATCTGCATTTCTAACAGTGGAAATACACCCGAAATTAAAATGTTGGTTCCACTAATAAAAAGAGGTACGAACAAGTTAATTGCCATGACCGGTAACACCGATTCTTTTTTGGCAAAACAAGCAGATTATATTTTAAATACACATGTTGATAAGGAAGCTTGCCCTAACGGACTAGCACCTACAACGAGTACTACTGCACAATTAGTTATGGGTGATGCCCTTGCAATTGTGCTTTTAGAAATCAAAGGATTTAGCAGTTCAGATTTTGCAAAATACCACCCAGGTGGATCTTTAGGCAAGAGATTATATTTAAGAGTTGCAGACTTAGTAAGTAAAAACCAAGTACCTCAAGTTCAAAAAGATGAGGAGGTTAAAAAAGTAATTGTAGAAATCTCTAAAAAAATGTTAGGGGTAACTGCTGTACTTGATGGCGAAAAAGTTGTCGGTATCGTAACCGATGGCGATATTAGACGCATGCTAAACAAACATGATAATATTAAAGGCTTAACTGCCGAAGACATCATGACTAAAAACCCTAAAACCATACCAGCAAACACTTTGGCTATTAAAGCTTTAGAGCACATGCAAAAAAAGGGAATATCACAATTGTTGGCCATGGATAAGGATATTTATGTTGGCGTTATTCATTTACATAATTTAATAAACGAAGGTATTTTATAATGAGTTCCAAAACTACCACGCCACCAAACGAGATGTCATTTCTTGATCATCTAGAAGAATTAAGATGGCACTTAATTAGATCCGTATTAGCTGTTGTTATCATTGGAAGTGTTGCATTTTTGATGAAAGGTTTCATATTCGACACTATTATTTTCGGACCTAAAAATATGGATTTTCCGACGTATCGCTTTTTTTGTGATATCGCTACGTGGTTAAATAAAGTACAATCTTTTACAGTAATTGATTCCTCTTTTTGTGGTGATGAATTTCCATTCTCAATACAGAGTAGGGAAATGGGCGGACAGTTTTCAGCCCACATCTGGACCTCTATTTGGGCAGGTGTTATACTTGGCTTTCCCTATATTTTATATGAAATGTGGAAGTTTATTAGTCCCGGTCTTCATGCGAACGAACGCAAGAATTCAAGAGGATTTATACTAATTGCCTCTATCTTATTTTTTATCGGTGTTTTATTCGGATACTACATCGTAGCGCCACTTTCTATTAACTTCTTAGGATCTTACGTAGTAAGTGATTCTGTATTAAACGAGTTCGATTTAGATTCTTATATAGGTACATTAAAAATATCTGTGCTTGCTTGTGGTATTTTATTCGAATTACCGATCATCATTTTCTTTTTGACCAAAGTAGGTTTGGTTACACCTGAATTGATGAAGAAGTACAGAAAAATTGCCTTGGTAGTTGTTCTAATACTTTCTGCGGTGATAACACCACCAGACGTTACAAGTCAAATTATAGTTGCTATACCAGTAATATTTTTATATCAAATAAGTATTTATATTTCTGGAATGGTATTGAGAAAAGAAAGAAAAAAAGCTGAAAAAGAAAAAAAGAAAAATAGAAATGTCAAACCAAATTGAAGAATTTAATGCCTACCGTTCTAAGATGAACGAGAAGTTGTTGGCTGATAATAATAAAGTTGTAAAACGCATATTTAACTTAGACACCAACGCTTTTGCTGCAGGTTCTTTAGACGTTAAAACTAAAGAGTTATTAGGTCTTGTAGCCTCAACCGTACTTCGTTGCGACGATTGTGTAAAATATCATTTAGAGAGTTCTTATAATGAAGGGGTTTCTAAAGAAGAGATTATGGAAACGCTAAGTATTGCTACATTGGTTGGCGGTACTATTGTTATACCACATTTACGAAAAGCTTACGAGTATTGGGAAGAATTAGAAAACCAACAAGGTTAAATAATCCCTAATTACTTTTCTAACAGACCAATAACCAATAGATTTGAAAACATGAAGTTACGTGCCGACAATATAATGAAGTCCTACAGAGGTCGTAGGGTGGTTAAAGGAATTTCTCTTGAGGTAAACCAAGGTGAAATTGTAGGATTACTTGGACCAAATGGTGCCGGTAAAACAACTTCCTTTTACATGATTGTTGGACTTATAAAACCTAATGGTGGCAGCATCTATTTAGATGACATGGAGATTACAAAATTCCCCATGTACAAAAGAGCACAGAACGGTATTGGATACTTGGCACAAGAAGCATCTGTTTTTAGAAAGCTAAGTATTGAAAAGAATATTTTAAGCGTACTTCAACTGACAAAACTGAGCAAGAAAGAGCAACACATGAAAATGGAGTCGCTTATCGAGGAGTTCGGTTTAGGTCATATTCGTAAAAGTCGTGGTGATTTATTATCTGGTGGTGAACGAAGAAGAACGGAAATCGCTAGAGCTTTAGCTACCGATCCAAAATTTATTCTACTTGATGAACCTTTTGCAGGGGTTGACCCCGTAGCTGTAGAAGACATACAGCGTATTGTAGCGCAGTTAAAAGACAAAAACATTGGTATACTTATTACCGATCACAACGTACAAGAAACACTCGCTATTACAGAGCGTTCTTACCTCATGTTTGAAGGTGGTATTTTAAAGTCTGGTGAGCCAGAAGAATTGGCTGCAGATGAAATGGTACGTAAAGTATACTTAGGCCAAAACTTTGAACTTCGTAAGAAGAAGTTAGATTTCTAGGAAACAGTCTTAAAAGTCTACTCTTTATATTTTTTAAGATTATACAATCCCCAACCGAAGAACAATAGTTCTAGAATTAATGCGGGAGTGAATAATGGTGAAACTCCGTCAAAAAGTGTACTTACTATTCTACCAAAAGAAATTCCGCCCATATAGAGCACATTACATAAAGTTGCACCATACCAAAGCTTAGCTTTAAGCGACCCCAATACCCAAAACAGCCCTACGCCGATATAAATTCCCATTACCGCACGTAACATATTCTTTAGCTCTAAATCAACCACTTCAAAACCCAAAAGTTCGGGCATAATGTACGTTGGGTGACCACCATAGACGATACCGGCGATGATGACTATAACTCCCGATAATAATAAATTAAGATTTTTTGGATTCTTCATTGAATGGTTTGCCATAAAGTTGAAAATATCTAAACGCCGCTATTCCCCCGATAAATGAAAATACAGCTAGCATCCAAAATACATGTTGATGCCCTTTTAATCCTGGTGACGCATCTAACAAATAGCCCATTGCCGGACCAGCAAAAATATCGGGAGTATACCCTATCAACGAAATTAACCCCACCGCAGTACCTGTCAATACTAGCGGAATTTTACCACTCTGCATTACCGCGAAATATAAAGAACGAATTGCATATACCCCTAGTGCCACAATCATAATGGAGAATAAGAACATGAAATAAGAAACATCGGCAACCATGCCAGATGCAAATATTAAAGACCCAATTAGCGCGACCACAAAACCTAATAATAAAAATAAGCTAGGTCTAGAACGGTCTGCTATAACTCCAATAAAAACACCTACTATTGGTCTTGCGAATAATAAAAACGTACCCACCTCTGCAGATTCCACCTCATTGTACAGCATAACATCTTGCGCATAAAGCGAAAAAATATCGGTGATTTTATATCCTACATAGGCACAAAGAATTATGATCATTAAAAGTAAAACCGAAGGTAAGCGAAGTACTTCTTTAATTTGAGAAACGGTGATTCTTTCAACGACAATATCGTTTTCAAGACTTGCAGGCAATCGCATAAAAAACCAAACCAGAACACCTACAATCGAAACTATAGCTGAAGATGTCAATATCACATACCGAAATGCAAATCTACTTTCCTCTAAAGTGGCAACTTCTAAATCTGCCGACATAAAATGAGAAAAGACAAGAACGCCTAGAGTGCCAAAAAGTGCACCAACCAAACCTCTACCGCCATCTAAAAAACCAAAAGCTTTACCTTGAGAACCACTACCGCCCCATACACGCGTAGCTTTTATCATAGGTGACCAGAACAAGAAAATAGTAGTAAAACCCCAGAAGCCGTATAAAATCTGTAAGGTCAAATAATCTGGGAATGTGGCAAAAACTAGTCCGCCTAAAGCAGTCATCCACAGCGCTATGGCGATTAATTTTCTAGGTTGATATTTATCTGCTAACGGTCCGCCTAATAAATACGACACCAAGGCAACGAAACCATAAACAGAGAAACAGAGTCCGAGAGAAACATTATCCAGTTCAAATACTTTTAATACTGTAGGTCTAAAAACACGTTGCAATACAAAAGGCAAAATAAAAACACTTTCCCCTGCTAAAATTAATAACAACAAATAATACCAAGGCGCTTTTTCGGGGTTTTTCATTTCGCTTTTATCGGAATCCAAACTTCTTCTTCTGAGTTAGGATCATTGTTTTTATATTTTGCACCCAGCACTTCAAAATGAGCACGGTCATCTAAATTATAATCTGAATTAGGAATCCATTCCCCATAAATATATTGAAAAAATACCTGTGCATCTTTTGCAGTCCCCTTGTAATTAAAAACGGCAAATAATCCGCCCTCTAAAACAAGATTATTAATTCCTTCAGGAACAGAATCAAAATCTTCAACCTCAACACAAGCCCATTTTACAAACTTTTTAGCCGGTGAAAACACTTGAAAATAGTCTGAAGGATATTCTTGCAAAGAGATAAAATCATCAGATGACCTATTTAAAACTTCCTTACTACGCTGCCTAAAGCCTTTCCAAAGTTCTGGAGTTTTATTATCGATCAAACTCATTTCTTGAGAAAGACCTACAAGATTTTTACTTTGTAAATCAATAATTTTAGGCACCATACTATCTATTTTAATTAAAGAACCAATAGTCCGTGGTCACGCAAACCCGTTACTTGTTTAGAATACCAAAACAGCTCAAAATCTTCTAACCGAGATTCGTAG harbors:
- a CDS encoding KpsF/GutQ family sugar-phosphate isomerase yields the protein MATDTIISLAKKTIETERDAIAQLSSLLTDDFASIVNCIIEAKGRVIISGIGKSAIIATKIVATMNSTGTPAIFMHAGDAIHGDLGTVQDNDVVICISNSGNTPEIKMLVPLIKRGTNKLIAMTGNTDSFLAKQADYILNTHVDKEACPNGLAPTTSTTAQLVMGDALAIVLLEIKGFSSSDFAKYHPGGSLGKRLYLRVADLVSKNQVPQVQKDEEVKKVIVEISKKMLGVTAVLDGEKVVGIVTDGDIRRMLNKHDNIKGLTAEDIMTKNPKTIPANTLAIKALEHMQKKGISQLLAMDKDIYVGVIHLHNLINEGIL
- the tatC gene encoding twin-arginine translocase subunit TatC, with the translated sequence MSSKTTTPPNEMSFLDHLEELRWHLIRSVLAVVIIGSVAFLMKGFIFDTIIFGPKNMDFPTYRFFCDIATWLNKVQSFTVIDSSFCGDEFPFSIQSREMGGQFSAHIWTSIWAGVILGFPYILYEMWKFISPGLHANERKNSRGFILIASILFFIGVLFGYYIVAPLSINFLGSYVVSDSVLNEFDLDSYIGTLKISVLACGILFELPIIIFFLTKVGLVTPELMKKYRKIALVVVLILSAVITPPDVTSQIIVAIPVIFLYQISIYISGMVLRKERKKAEKEKKKNRNVKPN
- a CDS encoding carboxymuconolactone decarboxylase family protein, producing MSNQIEEFNAYRSKMNEKLLADNNKVVKRIFNLDTNAFAAGSLDVKTKELLGLVASTVLRCDDCVKYHLESSYNEGVSKEEIMETLSIATLVGGTIVIPHLRKAYEYWEELENQQG
- the lptB gene encoding LPS export ABC transporter ATP-binding protein, producing MKLRADNIMKSYRGRRVVKGISLEVNQGEIVGLLGPNGAGKTTSFYMIVGLIKPNGGSIYLDDMEITKFPMYKRAQNGIGYLAQEASVFRKLSIEKNILSVLQLTKLSKKEQHMKMESLIEEFGLGHIRKSRGDLLSGGERRRTEIARALATDPKFILLDEPFAGVDPVAVEDIQRIVAQLKDKNIGILITDHNVQETLAITERSYLMFEGGILKSGEPEELAADEMVRKVYLGQNFELRKKKLDF
- a CDS encoding DUF4345 domain-containing protein yields the protein MKNPKNLNLLLSGVIVIIAGIVYGGHPTYIMPELLGFEVVDLELKNMLRAVMGIYIGVGLFWVLGSLKAKLWYGATLCNVLYMGGISFGRIVSTLFDGVSPLFTPALILELLFFGWGLYNLKKYKE
- a CDS encoding MFS transporter: MKNPEKAPWYYLLLLILAGESVFILPFVLQRVFRPTVLKVFELDNVSLGLCFSVYGFVALVSYLLGGPLADKYQPRKLIAIALWMTALGGLVFATFPDYLTLQILYGFWGFTTIFLFWSPMIKATRVWGGSGSQGKAFGFLDGGRGLVGALFGTLGVLVFSHFMSADLEVATLEESRFAFRYVILTSSAIVSIVGVLVWFFMRLPASLENDIVVERITVSQIKEVLRLPSVLLLMIIILCAYVGYKITDIFSLYAQDVMLYNEVESAEVGTFLLFARPIVGVFIGVIADRSRPSLFLLLGFVVALIGSLIFASGMVADVSYFMFLFSIMIVALGVYAIRSLYFAVMQSGKIPLVLTGTAVGLISLIGYTPDIFAGPAMGYLLDASPGLKGHQHVFWMLAVFSFIGGIAAFRYFQLYGKPFNEESKKS
- a CDS encoding GyrI-like domain-containing protein gives rise to the protein MVPKIIDLQSKNLVGLSQEMSLIDNKTPELWKGFRQRSKEVLNRSSDDFISLQEYPSDYFQVFSPAKKFVKWACVEVEDFDSVPEGINNLVLEGGLFAVFNYKGTAKDAQVFFQYIYGEWIPNSDYNLDDRAHFEVLGAKYKNNDPNSEEEVWIPIKAK